Below is a genomic region from Persicimonas caeni.
ACTGGAACGCCCCGCAGACGGTCACGGTGACCGGCCAGGACGACTTCTTGGCCGACGGCGACCAGCCCTACGCCATCGCCTTCTCGGCGACGACGAGCCAGGACGCGGCCTACGCGGCGATCACTCCGCAGAACGTGGCGGTGACGAACACCGACGACGACTCGGCAGGGATTACCGTCAGCGCCGTGAGCGGCTCCACCAGTGAAGCCGGCGGCCAGGCCACGTTCACCGTGGTGCTCAACTCCCAGCCCTTCGAAGACGTGACCGTCAACTACGCCTCGACCGACACGAGCGAGGGCACGGTCGGCAATGGCAGCCTGACCTTCACCGACCAGAACTGGAACGCCCCGCAGACGGTCACGGTGACCGGCCAGGACGACTTCTTGGCCGACGGCGACCAGCCGTACGCCATCGCCTTCTCGGCGACGACGAGCCAGGACGCGGCCTACGCGGCGATCACCCCGCAGAACGTGGCGGTGCAAAACACCGACGACGACTCGGCGGGCATCACCGTGAGCGCCATCAGCGGCTCGACGAGCGAGGCGGGCGGCCAGGCGAGCTTTACCGTCGCGCTCAACTCGCGCCCCTACGCCGACGTCACGGTCAGCTTCGCTTCGAGCGATGCAGGCGAGGGTAGCCTCGACAAGACGACGCTGACGTTCACCGACCAGAACTGGAACGCCCCGCAGACGGTCACGCTGACCGGTCAGGACGACTTGTTGGCCGACGGCGACCAGCCCTACAGCGTCGTCTTCTCGGCGACGACGAGTGGGGACCCGGCCTACGCGGCGATCACTCCGCAAAACGTGGCGGTGACCAACACCGACGACGACTCGGCGGGCATCACCGTCACTCTCGTCGACGGCACCACGGGCGAAGACAACGCCCAGGGCAGCTTCGCAGTGGTGCTCAACTCGCAGCCGTACGCCGACGTCACGGTCAACTTCGCCTCGAACGATGCCGGCGAGGGCATCGCGGCGACGAGCAGCCTGACGTTCACCGACCAGAACTGGAACGCCCCGCAGCAGGTCACCGTGGTCGGCCAGAACGACGCGTTCGCCGACGGCGACCAGCCGTACGCCATCGCCTTCTCGGCGACGACGAGTGGGGACGCGGCCTACGCGGCGATCACCCCGCAGAACGTGGCGTTCACCAACGTCGACGACGACTCGGCGGGCATCACCGTGGGCGCGATCAGCGGCCCGACGAGCGAGGCGGGCGGCCAAGCCACCTTCTCGGTGGTGCTCAACTCGCGTCCGTTCGCCGATGTGGTGGTGAACCTCGACTCCAACAACCCGGCCGAGGGCACCGTCGACCAGACGAGCCTGACGTTCACCGACGCCGATTGGGACACCCCGCAGACGGTCACCGTGGCCGGCCAGGACGACTTCTTGGCCGACGGCGACCAGCCGTACGCCATCGCCTTTACGGCGACGACGAGTGGGGACGCGGCCTACGCGGCGATCACCCCGCAGAACGTGGCGGTGACCAACACCGACGACGACTCGGCGGGCATCACCGTGGGCGCGATCAGCGGCCCGACGAGTGAAGCCGGCGGCCAGGCGACCTTCACGGTCGTGCTCAACAGCGAGCCGTACGACACGGTCACGCTCACCTTGGGCTCGAACGACTCCACCGAGGGTCTCGTCGACCAGACGAGCCTGACGTTCACCTCGGCTGACTGGAACACCCCGCAGACGGTCACCATCACCGGCCAGGACGACTTCGTGGCCGACGGCGACCAGCCCTACGCGGTCACGTTCGGCGCCAGCTCGAGCAACGACGCCGCCTATGCCGGGATCACCCCGCAGAACGTGGCGGTGACCAACACCGACAACGACTCGGCGAGTATCCAGGTCAGCGCGATCAGCAACGACACCAGCGAGAGCGGCGGCCAGGCGACGTTTACCGTCGTGCTGACCTCGCGTCCCCTCGCCGACGTGACCGTTGGCTTCGACAGCAACGATCTGACCGAGGGCACCGTGTCGGTGACGCAGCTGACGTTCACCTCGGCCGACTGGGATACCCCGCAGGTGGTCACGGTCACCGGTGTGGACGACCCCGACAGCGACGGCCCGCAGGCCTACGGCATCGCGTTCGTGCCCACGGTCAGCGGCGACGCTGCCTACAACGGGCTGACGCCCGCAACGGTGGCGGTGACCAACGCCGACGACGAGTGGGTCGATATCACCGGTAGCACCGTCGGTTGGGGTCATCATGGCTCCTGCACCTCGTTCAACGGGTGCGGCGACGCGGCGACGTGTGCGCTGTGGGCTTGCCAGGCCGAGGGCTTCAGCAGCCTGTACTCCTACGGTCGGGTGTCGACCTGTGAGTCGGGCGGCTTTACCACCTGTCACCTATTCAGCAGTCAGACCTCGGTCGACTACAACTGGGGGCCGTGGAGCGGTGGCGGGTGCGATATCCCCGTCGTCAGCGAGATTCGCTGTCTGCAATAACGCTGCCTGTACTAACCCGGTCGAGCTCAGTTGATTGAGCTCACTCCGACTCAAAAGGCCGCCCGGACACCACCGGGCGGCCTTTTGCCGTCTGTCACATGCTCTCGGGCATCGTCGGGCCGAGTGGAGCCGACCCAAAAACGCGCGCGAGCATGGGGCCGGCCGGTTCGACCTGGCGTTGGAGCGCGTTCGAGCACTCGACCGGGGAGGGTACCTTCGCGCTGGAGTGCGTTCGGGCATGTATCGGGCAGGTTGAACTGAGAAATTGGCGCGTTCGAGCACTCGACCCGTCAGGGTAACCTCGCCGAGAGGTGCTCCGACGCGTTTTTGCGTCAGGTCGAAGTCGTTTCGAAGGGCTCGAACGCGTTCGACGGCCAAGGTGACCTCCCAAAAGAGTGCGTTCGAGCATTTCTCGGGGAGGGTACCCTCCCTCAGGAGGCCGTCTGAACGGGGTGCCCTCCTCGTTGTCACAGAGATGTCACGGCAAACGCCGCTGCGAAACGGGCCATCGATGATACGTTCGGGCCGTAGAGCTTGCTTCTTTCTTGCAGGAGGTAGATGGATGGATGTCGAACGTGTTGTTGCTGTCGTCGTGGCCGGGCTCGGGATCTCGCTGGCCCTCGGAGGTTGTGCGTCGCCGAGTCAGACGGCGCCCGAAGATGAGAAACCGATGAATGAGAAGCCCGCAGCCGATCGAGCCGCCGAACACACTGAAGCGCGCCTGCTCGACCCGAACGTCGACGGCTGGACCGACGCCAACCGCGCCGCGATCAACGCCATGCTCGCCGAGCAGGCCGCCAAGCTTGCCAATCGGAGCGCCGGCGAGCGCGTCGTCGCGGTGTTCGACTGGGACAACACCGTCATCAAAAACGACGTGGGCGACGCCACCATGGAGTGGATGATCGACCACAACCTCATCGCCCAACCGCCGGCCAAAGATTGGTCGAAGACGAACCCCGCCTTGACCGAGGCGGCCACCGCGGCCCTGTCGGCGGCCTGCGACGCCGCCGGCGAGCCCGGCGAGTGGCTGCAGACGGCGGGCGAAGACGGGCCGAACGCGTGTGGCCGAGAGATCTGGTCGATCTATTCGACGAGCCAGACCACCGGCGGCGATGCGGCCTGGACCGACGAGATGACCGAGACGATCAACCAACCCTACGCCTGGGTCGCGCAACTGCAGGCGGGGCACACGCCCGACGAGGTGCGCGCGTTTGCCACCGAAGCCTTCGAGGAGCGCCTCGAGGCGCCCGTCGACAGCGGTCGCTATATCCGCATCTACGAGCCGATGCGCGATCTCATCGGCGCGCTGCAGGCCAACGGCGTCGAGGTGTGGGTCGTCACCGCCTCGCCGCAATACGTCGTCGACCCGATCGCCGAGCGTGCCGGCGTGCCCGGCGAGCGCGTCATCGGCATCCGAAACGTGCTGGCCGACGGCAAGCTCACCTACGGCTTCCAGGGCTGCGGCCCCGCCGCCGACAACAACACCACGATGATGACCTACGACGTAGGCAAGCGCTGCTGGATCAACAAAGAGATCTTCGAGCTCCCGGCCGACGCGCAGATGAGCATTCCCGAAGACGCCTCCAGGCGGCCGGTCTTCGTCGCCGGCGACTCCGACACCGACATCGGCATGCTCGTCGACGCCACCGACCTGCGGCTGGTCATCGATCGCCACAAAGGCGGCGTGATGTGCCTGGCCACGGCCAACGGAGACGGCACCTGGCTCATCCAGCCGATGTTCATCGAGCCGAAGGCGCAGCGCTCGGCGGCCTACCAATGCAGCGAGGCGGACTGACGGGGGCCGCTCCGGCGACCGATGCACTTGCTCCCAGCGCTTTCTACTCCCTCGGCGGTAAAATAGTTGGGTGAGCTTGAAATCTGGGACTACTTAGTGTCTGATGCGCGCACAAATCGAAAAAATTGATTTTTTGGCGTAGCCTTTCAGGCATTTTTTTCAAAGAGATAGGTGAGTGTATCGTGAAGAAGAGATATTTACGGCGGATTTGTATTGCCTTGGCTTTGGCACAAGCCGCCGCGTTTGGCGCAGCTTGTAGCGACGATGGCACCGGCGGGACCGGGGTCAATAACGGCACCTTGGAGCCGGGAACCGAGCTTGTGACCTTGGGTGAGGTGAGCGGGACGACCAGTGAGATGGGCGGCCAGGCCAGCTTCGATGTGGTGCTGGCCGTACAGCCCACGGCCGATGTCGTCATAAGCCTCGCCTCGAATGATCCCGAGGAGGGCCAGGCCGACGTCTCCTCGCTCACCTTCACTCCGGAAAACTGGGACGCGCCGCAGACGGTTACGGTGACCGGCCAAGACGACGATGTGGCCGACGGCGACCAGACCTACGCGATCGTGGTCGAGTCGCTCGAGACCGACGACAGCCGCTTCGACATCTTCGAGAAGGTCGAGATCGAGCTGACCAACGTAGACGACGAGACGGCAGGCTTCACGGTCACCGACCCCGACGGCGACACCACCGAGGCCGGTGGACAGGCGAGCTTCACGGTCGTCTTGAACTCGCAGCCGACTGCCGACGTGACGCTGGAGCTCGCGTCGAGCAATCCTGAAGAAGGCACGATCGATAAGTCGACGCTGACCTTCACCGCGGATAACTGGAACGCCCCGCAGACGGTCACCGCCACCGGCCAAGACGATGACGTCGCCGACGGAAACCAGCTCTACGAGGTGGTCTTCGGCGAGACGACCAGCGACGATGAAGAGTACGCAGCCATCGCGCCGGACGCCGTCGAGCTGACCAACGTCGACGACGAGACGGCCGGCTTCACCGTCAGCGACCCCACAGGTGACACCACCGAGGCAGGCGAGCAGGCGAGCTTTACGGTCGTCTTGAACTCGCAGCCGACCGCCGACGTGACGCTGACCCTCGGGTCGAGCGACCCCGACGAGGGCACAGTCGACGTCTCTTCGCTGACGTTTACGCCGGACAACTGGAACGCCCCGCAGACGGTCACCGCGACCGGCCAGGACGATGACGTCGCCGACGGAAACCAGCTCTATGAGGTGGTCTTTAGCGAGACGATCAGTGATGACGCCGACTACGCGGCGATCGTGCCCGACAGCGTCGAGCTGACCAACGTCGACGACGAGACGCCCGGGATTTCGGTGAATCAGGTCAGCAGCTCCACCAGTGAAGCCGGCGGCCAGGCCACGTTCACCGTGGTGCTCAACTCCAAGCCGTTCGACGACGTCACGGTCAACTTCGACACCAGTGACGCCGGCGAGGGCACGGTCGACCAGACCAGCCTGACGTTCACCGACCAGAACTGGAACGCCCCGCAGACGGTCACGTTGACCGGTCAAGACGACGACTATGCCGACGGCGACCAGCCGTACAACGTGGTCTTCTCGGCCACGACGAGCAACGACGCGGCTTACGCAGCGATCACCCCGCAGAACGTGGCGGTGACCAACACCGACGACGACTCGGCGGGCATCACCGTCAGCCCGATCAGCGGCAACACCACCGAAGCCGGCGGCCAGGCCACGTTCACCGTGGTGCTCAACTCCGAGCCCTTCGACGACGTCACCGTCAACTTCGGCTCGTACAACACCCGTGAAGGCACGGTCGGCCAGTCCAGCCTGACGTTCACCGACCAGAACTGGAACGCGCCGCAGACAGTCACCGTCACCGGCCAGGACGACGACGTGGCCGACGGCGACCAGCCATATGTGATTGCATTCGCGGCGACGACGAGCACCGACGCGGCCTACGCGGCGATCACCCCGCAGAGCGTGGCGGTGACCAACACCGACGACGACTCGGCGGGCATCACCGTCAGCCCGATCAGCGGCAATACCAGCGAGTCCGGCGGCCAGGCCACATTCACCGTGGTGCTCAACTCCGAGCCGTTCGACGACGTCACCGTCAGCTTCGATTCGAGCGACACAGGCGAGGGTACGGTCGGCCAGTCCAGCCTGACCTTCACGGACCAGAACTGGAACGCGCCGCAGACGGTCACGTTGACCGGCCAGAACGACGACTACGCCGACGGCGACCAGCCGTACAATGTGGTCTTCTCGGCCACGACGAGCAACGACGCGGCCTATGCGGCGATCACCCCGCAGAACGTGGCGGTGACCAACACCGACGACGACTCGGCGGGTATTTCGGTCACCGTGGTGGACGCTAGCTCCGACGAGGCCGGCGCGCTGGCTGAATTTATGGTCGTGCTCAACTCGCGCCCGTTCGACGACGTCACCGTCAACTTCGACTCGAGCGATACCAGCGAGGGCATCGTCTCGCGGACGAGCTTGACGTTCACCGACCAGAACTGGAACGCCCCCCAGACGGTCACCGTGGCCGGACAAGATGATAACTTGGATGACGGCGACCAGCCCTACAACGTGGTCTTCTCGGCCACGACGAGCAACGACGCGGCCTATGCGGCGATCACCCCGCAAAATGTGGCGTTGACGAACACCGATGATGACTCCGCTGGCGTAACGGTCAGCATCAGCGCCGCGACGAGCACCGAAGACGGCGGCGCGGCGACCTTCTCGGTCGTGCTCAACTCCGAGCCGTTCGACGATGTGACCTTCAACTTCGCCACCAGCGATGCTACCGAGGGTGTGCCGACCGCCAACAGCCTGACGTTCACCTCGGCAAACTGGAACGCGCCGCAAAATATCGTCGTCCAGGGCCAGGACGACGACTTGGCCGACGGCGACCAGCCGTACGCCATCACGTTCGGGGCGACGACGAGCAACGACGCGGCTTACGCGGCGATCTCGCCCCAAAATGTGTCGCTGACGAATACCGACAACGATACCGCTGGTATCGAGGTGAGTGCGATATCGGGTGACACGACCGAGGCGGGGGGCCAGGCCACGTTCACCGTGGTGCTTCGCTCGCAGCCCTTCGATGACGTGACCGTCAACTTCGGCTCCACCGACCCGGGCGAGGGTCAGGTGGGCACGTCGAGCTTGACCTTCACCGACGCCAACTGGAGCACCCCTCAGGTCGTGACCGTGACGGGTCAAGACGACTTCGTCGCTGACGGCGCTCAACCGTATGCGATCACATTCAGCGCGACGACGAGCAGTGACGCGGCTTACGCGGCGATCACTCCGGCGAATGTGTCGGTGACCAACACCGACGACGACACCGCCGGCATCTCCGTTACCCCGCTGACGGGCAACACTTCCGAGGCTGGCGGGCAAGCTACTTTCGACGTCGTACTCAACTCCGAGCCCACCGGCGACGTCACGCTGACCTACGCGGTCAGCGACAGCAGCGAAGGAAGTGTCTCGCCTGCGTCGTTGACGTTCACCCCCGCCAATTGGAATACCCCCCAGACCATTCAGGTCACCGGTGTGGACGACAACCTGTCAGACGGCAACCAGTCTTACACGCTCGACTTCAACGCCTCGTCGAGCACGGATGGTAACTACGACGGCCTCGTGCCGGCCCAACGGTCCCTCAGCAATGTCGATAATGAGGTAGCGGTGGGGACCACCGGCACGACTGGACGCATCTCGGGAGCTGAGTGGATTGTCTGTCGCGCCGATAGCAGCACAGCCTGGGTCGCGGCGAATAGTGGAGGCGTGTACAACCCGACCGTCGCCTGCCAATCGTTGGGATATTCAGGCGCCGACGCATGGGGGGGAACTTGCGGCACCGTGTGCGGTTATTGCGGCCAACAGGGCAACGAGTATTACGACGGCGGTGGCGGTGACGCCACTTACCTGACCTTCACCGTCCATTGGAGGTGCACACAATAAGCGCTGCGCGCGTTCATAGGACGCTGTGACAGAGCGGCCGCCCGGTTTTTGCCGGGCGGCTTTTTTTGTGCGCCGCTCCGGAGATTATCGAAAGTCTGTCAGCTTGCCCCAAAACCCACGGACCCGGCCAAAGGCCCGCCTTGCCACACTACCCAACCTGCACTAACCTGCGCGGCGTCCGCTTCCACGAAAACCGTGACCACGACGCTAATTATGTCAGATACTTACCAAACGCCGCGCGTGCCGCCGATCGACCAGGTCGGAATCGAGGAGCGCGCGGGTCGCTTCAAGACGCGCAGCATCAAGAAGGCGGCCAAGAAGGCCGGCCTGAACTTGGCCATCACGATGGTCGATTTGACCACGCTGGCCGGCATGGACACCCCCGGCAAAGTGCGCATGTTGTGCCGCAAAGCGCGGCTGCCCAGCCAGACGCTGGACACCCCGAAGGTCGCCGCCGTCTGTGTCTACCCGAGCATGGTGCCGATCGCCGTCGAGGAGCTCGAGGGCACCGGCATCAATATCGCGTCGGTCGCCACCTACTTTCCCAGCGGCCAGTCCTCGCTCGAGGGGCGCCTCGCCGACACCAGAGAGGCCGTCGAGGCGGGCGCCAACGAGATCGACATGGTCATCAACCGCGGCGCGTTTTTGGCCGGCGAGTACGTGCGGGTCTTTGATGAGATCTGCGCGGTGCGAGAGGCCTGCGGCGACGCCCACCTCAAGGTGATCTTGGAGACCGGCGAGCTCGAGACCTACGACAACGTGCGTCTGGCCAGCCAGATCGCCATCGACGCCGGGGCGCATTTCATCAAGACGTCGACCGGCAAGGTCAAGCCGGCGGCGACGATGCCCGTGACGCTCGTCATGCTGCAGACCATCCGCGACCACTTCTTGAAGACCGGCGAGATGGTCGGCATGAAGCCGGCCGGCGGCATCCGCGACGCCAAGCTCGCCCTTCGTTACCTGGCGATGGTCAAAGAGACGCTGGGCGACGCCTGGCTGTCGAACGAATGGTTCCGCTTTGGCGCCTCGTCGCTCCTGAATGACCTGCTCATGCAGCTCGAGAAGCTCGAGAGCGGTCGCTATCACTCCAGCCGTTACCTGAGCATCAGCTAAAGGCAGCAAAGAAGCGAAAAAGTAAGAGAGCAAAAGAGTAAAGGCTCAATAAAATTGGCCGCATCTGCTTCCTCTTCTCTTTTACTTTTTTACTTTTTTACTTTTTTACTTTTTGCTTGTTTGCTTGTTTGCTTTTTGCTCCCAATCATCCGGAGGATGATGTGAACAAACCATCCGACATGAAAGACCTGCTCTTCGGCGACATGTGGGGCTACGATCCGGCGCCGCAGGGCACCGACTTCGTCGAGCTCGACGAGCGTTACGGCCACTTCATCGACGGCGAATTCGTCATCCCCGAGGAGAGCGAGTTCTTCCCGTCGATCAACCCGGCGACCGAAGAGCCCATCGCGCAGGTGGCCGCGGCGACCGAAGAGACGGTCGACAAAGCCGTCCAAGCCGCGCGCAAGGCCTACGAGAAGTACTGGAAGAAGACCAAACCGGCCGAGCGCGCCAAGTACATCTACCGCATCGCGCGGATGATGCAGGAGAAGGCGCGCGAGCTGGCCGTCGTCGAGACGATGGACGGCGGCAAGCCCATTCGCGAGTCGCGCGACGTCGACGTGCCCCTGGCCGCGGCGCATTTCTTCCACTACGCCGGCTGGGCCGACAAGCTCGAGTACGCCTTCCCGGGCGCGCAGGTCTCGCCCATCGGCGTGGCCGGCCAGATCATCCCGTGGAACTTCCCGCTGCTCATGGCTGCCTGGAAGATCGCCCCGGCGCTGGCCACCGGCAACACGATCGTCATCAAGCCCGCCGAGACGACGCCGCTGACGGCGATGCTCCTGGCCGAGATCATCCAGGAGGCCGACCTGCCGCCGGGCGTGGTCAACTTCGTCAACGGCGCAGGCGCCACCGGCGCGGCGATCGTCAACCACGACGACGTCGACAAGATCGCCTTCACCGGCTCGACCGCCGTCGGCAAGCTCATCCAGCGCCAGCTGGCGGGCACCGACAAGCGTTTGACGCTCGAGCTGGGCGGCAAGGGCGCCAACATCATCTTCGACGACGCCCCCATCGACCAAGCCGTCGAGGGCATCGTCAACGGCATCTTCTTCAACCAGGGCCACGTCTGCTGCGCCGGCTCGCGGCTACTCGTCCAAGAGAACATCCACGACGAGGTCATCGACAAGCTCAAGCGACGCATGTCGACGCTTCGGGTGGGCGACCCGCTCGACAAGAACACCGACATCGGCGCGATCAACTCGCTCGAGCAGCTCAACCGCATCCAGGAGCTCATCGGCGCGGGCATGGAAGAGGGCGCCCAGAT
It encodes:
- a CDS encoding HAD family hydrolase, with amino-acid sequence MDVERVVAVVVAGLGISLALGGCASPSQTAPEDEKPMNEKPAADRAAEHTEARLLDPNVDGWTDANRAAINAMLAEQAAKLANRSAGERVVAVFDWDNTVIKNDVGDATMEWMIDHNLIAQPPAKDWSKTNPALTEAATAALSAACDAAGEPGEWLQTAGEDGPNACGREIWSIYSTSQTTGGDAAWTDEMTETINQPYAWVAQLQAGHTPDEVRAFATEAFEERLEAPVDSGRYIRIYEPMRDLIGALQANGVEVWVVTASPQYVVDPIAERAGVPGERVIGIRNVLADGKLTYGFQGCGPAADNNTTMMTYDVGKRCWINKEIFELPADAQMSIPEDASRRPVFVAGDSDTDIGMLVDATDLRLVIDRHKGGVMCLATANGDGTWLIQPMFIEPKAQRSAAYQCSEAD
- a CDS encoding beta strand repeat-containing protein; amino-acid sequence: MALAQAAAFGAACSDDGTGGTGVNNGTLEPGTELVTLGEVSGTTSEMGGQASFDVVLAVQPTADVVISLASNDPEEGQADVSSLTFTPENWDAPQTVTVTGQDDDVADGDQTYAIVVESLETDDSRFDIFEKVEIELTNVDDETAGFTVTDPDGDTTEAGGQASFTVVLNSQPTADVTLELASSNPEEGTIDKSTLTFTADNWNAPQTVTATGQDDDVADGNQLYEVVFGETTSDDEEYAAIAPDAVELTNVDDETAGFTVSDPTGDTTEAGEQASFTVVLNSQPTADVTLTLGSSDPDEGTVDVSSLTFTPDNWNAPQTVTATGQDDDVADGNQLYEVVFSETISDDADYAAIVPDSVELTNVDDETPGISVNQVSSSTSEAGGQATFTVVLNSKPFDDVTVNFDTSDAGEGTVDQTSLTFTDQNWNAPQTVTLTGQDDDYADGDQPYNVVFSATTSNDAAYAAITPQNVAVTNTDDDSAGITVSPISGNTTEAGGQATFTVVLNSEPFDDVTVNFGSYNTREGTVGQSSLTFTDQNWNAPQTVTVTGQDDDVADGDQPYVIAFAATTSTDAAYAAITPQSVAVTNTDDDSAGITVSPISGNTSESGGQATFTVVLNSEPFDDVTVSFDSSDTGEGTVGQSSLTFTDQNWNAPQTVTLTGQNDDYADGDQPYNVVFSATTSNDAAYAAITPQNVAVTNTDDDSAGISVTVVDASSDEAGALAEFMVVLNSRPFDDVTVNFDSSDTSEGIVSRTSLTFTDQNWNAPQTVTVAGQDDNLDDGDQPYNVVFSATTSNDAAYAAITPQNVALTNTDDDSAGVTVSISAATSTEDGGAATFSVVLNSEPFDDVTFNFATSDATEGVPTANSLTFTSANWNAPQNIVVQGQDDDLADGDQPYAITFGATTSNDAAYAAISPQNVSLTNTDNDTAGIEVSAISGDTTEAGGQATFTVVLRSQPFDDVTVNFGSTDPGEGQVGTSSLTFTDANWSTPQVVTVTGQDDFVADGAQPYAITFSATTSSDAAYAAITPANVSVTNTDDDTAGISVTPLTGNTSEAGGQATFDVVLNSEPTGDVTLTYAVSDSSEGSVSPASLTFTPANWNTPQTIQVTGVDDNLSDGNQSYTLDFNASSSTDGNYDGLVPAQRSLSNVDNEVAVGTTGTTGRISGAEWIVCRADSSTAWVAANSGGVYNPTVACQSLGYSGADAWGGTCGTVCGYCGQQGNEYYDGGGGDATYLTFTVHWRCTQ
- the deoC gene encoding deoxyribose-phosphate aldolase: MSDTYQTPRVPPIDQVGIEERAGRFKTRSIKKAAKKAGLNLAITMVDLTTLAGMDTPGKVRMLCRKARLPSQTLDTPKVAAVCVYPSMVPIAVEELEGTGINIASVATYFPSGQSSLEGRLADTREAVEAGANEIDMVINRGAFLAGEYVRVFDEICAVREACGDAHLKVILETGELETYDNVRLASQIAIDAGAHFIKTSTGKVKPAATMPVTLVMLQTIRDHFLKTGEMVGMKPAGGIRDAKLALRYLAMVKETLGDAWLSNEWFRFGASSLLNDLLMQLEKLESGRYHSSRYLSIS
- a CDS encoding aldehyde dehydrogenase family protein; protein product: MKDLLFGDMWGYDPAPQGTDFVELDERYGHFIDGEFVIPEESEFFPSINPATEEPIAQVAAATEETVDKAVQAARKAYEKYWKKTKPAERAKYIYRIARMMQEKARELAVVETMDGGKPIRESRDVDVPLAAAHFFHYAGWADKLEYAFPGAQVSPIGVAGQIIPWNFPLLMAAWKIAPALATGNTIVIKPAETTPLTAMLLAEIIQEADLPPGVVNFVNGAGATGAAIVNHDDVDKIAFTGSTAVGKLIQRQLAGTDKRLTLELGGKGANIIFDDAPIDQAVEGIVNGIFFNQGHVCCAGSRLLVQENIHDEVIDKLKRRMSTLRVGDPLDKNTDIGAINSLEQLNRIQELIGAGMEEGAQMHQPDCDVPETGYFLQPTIFTDVTPSHRIAQEEIFGPVLSVLTFRTPDEAIEKANNTFYGLANGIWTDKGSKLFRVAGALKSGVVWGNTYNKFDPASPFGGYKESGFGREGGRHGLMPYLKLS